Proteins from a single region of Thunnus maccoyii chromosome 23, fThuMac1.1, whole genome shotgun sequence:
- the crebl2 gene encoding cAMP-responsive element-binding protein-like 2: MDENKMVAGKVKKPGKRGRKPAKIDLKAKLERSRQSARECRARKKLRYQYLEELVSSKERAICALREELEMYKQWCSAMDQGKIPSEIKALLTGDDHKMSQGGSSTKTSKNSKNNNNNISSSNGQG; encoded by the exons ATGGATGAAAACAAG ATGGTGGCTGGTAAAGTGAAGAAGCCGGGCAAACGCGGCCGCAAACCTGCAAAGATCGACCTGAAGGCCAAACTGGAGCGAAGCCGTCAGAGCGCCAGAGAGTGCAGAGCCAGGAAGAAGCTGAGATACCAGTACCTGGAGGAACTGGTTTCCAGTAAGGAGAGAGCCATCTGCGCACTGCGGGAGGAGCTGGAGATg TACAAACAGTGGTGTTCAGCCATGGATCAGGGGAAGATCCCCTCAGAGATCAAAGCTCTTCTGACGGGCGACGACCACAAAATGTCTCAAGGCGGCAGCAGCACCAAGACGTCCAAGAACagcaagaacaacaacaacaacatcagcagcagcaacggTCAGGGTTAG